One stretch of Scophthalmus maximus strain ysfricsl-2021 chromosome 12, ASM2237912v1, whole genome shotgun sequence DNA includes these proteins:
- the ntf3 gene encoding neurotrophin-3 — translation MVTFITVLQVNLVMSILLYVMVLVYLYGIQATNMDSSHQGQQQQPSPDTLNSLIIQLLQADLTRGKTRGNQSQQGKSRDTEPQDILPPLLGASFPLEDQGDAERWGTGVRSGESSDGMVDQQVMLFNSDLLRQHKRYNSPRVLLSERPPLQPPPLYLADDFVSSGPEGVAAGNKTRKKRYAEHKSYRGEYSVCDSESQWVTDKSQAVDTRGDPVTVLAKIKTSATQDIKQYFYETRCRTPRPFKGGCRGIDDKNWNSQCKTTQTYVRALTQVRNSVGWRWIRIDTSCVCALSRKRHRT, via the exons ATGGTTACCTTTATTACG GTCTTACAGGTGAATCTAGTGATGTCCATCCTGCTGTATGTGATGGTCCTCGTGTACCTCTATGGTATCCAGGCAACCAACATGGATAGCAGTCATCAGGGGCAACAGCAACAACCGAGTCCCGACACTTTAAACTCTCTCATCATCCAGCTGCTACAGGCTGACCTGACGAGGGGGAAGACGAGGGGGAACCAGAGCCAACAGGGGAAAAGCAGGGACACGGAGCCCCAGGAcatcctgcctcctctcctcggtGCAAGCTTTCCTTTGGAGGACCAGGGTGATGCAGAGCGGTGGGGGACAGGGGTTCGCAGCGGTGAGAGCAGTGACGGCATGGTGGACCAGCAGGTGATGCTGTTTAACTCGGACCTACTCAGGCAACACAAGCGGTACAACTCACCCCGGGTGCTGCTGAGCGAACGGCCACCTCTGCAGCCTCCGCCGCTGTACCTCGCAGACGACTTTGTGAGCAGCGGACCAGAGGGTGTGGCGGCGGGGAACAAGACACGAAAGAAGCGCTATGCTGAGCACAAAAGCTACCGAGGAGAATAttctgtgtgtgacagtgagagcCAGTGGGTGACGGATAAATCTCAAGCAGTGGACACCAGGGGGGACCCCGTTACTGTTCTGGCTAAAATTAAAACCAGTGCCACGCAGGATATTAAGCAGTACTTTTATGAAACACGTTGTCGAACCCCCAGGCCCTTCAAGGGTGGCTGCAGGGGCATCGACGACAAGAACTGGAACTCACAGTGCAAGACGACGCAGACATATGTCAGAGCGCTGACACAGGTTCGCAATTCAGTGGGCTGGAGGTGGATACGCATAGACACGTCCTGTGTCTGCGCATTGTCGAGAAAACGTCATAGGAcgtaa